Proteins from a single region of Struthio camelus isolate bStrCam1 chromosome W, bStrCam1.hap1, whole genome shotgun sequence:
- the LOC138064047 gene encoding zinc finger protein 474-like, producing MEIKKQVSTSSVSDLGIILPEIVHLEASPKKRRPGTAIISKQSDSSNMSQTPLNRPVIPPRRPGFRVCYICGREFGSQSISIHEPQCLEKWHIENDQLPKHLRRAEPRRPEAPTHGSCLTAAENEAAYQSAQAQLLPCEKCGRTFLPDRLTVHQRSCKGNNSGVGLSSSKPYKSGKGPSFGSDSAGTDLSGEGQQKSGAAPAISDKPPVTRRPPTVICYICGREYGTKSISIHEPQCLKKWHQENDMLPKHLRRPEPKKPDITSVQAKGFYDLDSLNEAAWTSAQNQLVPCDICGRTFLPDRLSVHQKSCKLKPAK from the exons ATGGAGATAAAAA AACAGGTTTCAACATCCAGCGTGTCAGATCTTGGCATAATTTTGCCAGAAATAGTGCATCTAGAAGCTAGCCCCAAGAAAAGACGACCAGGTACTGCAATAATATCAAAACAGTCAGATTCTTCAAACATGTCTCAGACTCCACTGAATCGACCAGTCATCCCACCAAGACGACCTGGCTTTAGAGTGTGTTATATCTGTGGCAGAGAATTCGGGTCCCAGTCTATTTCCATACATGAACCCCAATGTCTGGAGAAGTGGCATATTGAAAATGATCAACTACCAAAGCATCTGCGAAGAGCAGAGCCCAGGAGACCTGAGGCCCCTACTCATGGTTCCTGTTTGACTGCAGCTGAAAATGAGGCAGCATATCAGAGTGCTCAAGCCCAGCTCTTGCCTTGTGAAAAGTGTGGCAGGACTTTCCTTCCTGATCGTCTCACTGTGCACCAAAGGAGTTGCAAAGGAAATAACAGCGGTGTGGGGCTGTCAAGTTCTAAACCCTATAAATCTGGTAAAGGCCCAAGCTTTGGATCTGACTCAGCAGGTACTGATCTATCTGGTGAAGGTCAACAGAAGAGTGGGGCTGCGCCAGCCATATCAGACAAG CCACCAGTGACAAGACGGCCACCAACAGTTATTTGTTATATATGTGGCCGTGAGTATGGAACAAAATCTATTAGTATCCATGAGCCACAATGCTTGAAAAAATGGCATCAGGAGAACGACATGCTACCCAAGCATTTGAGAAGGCCAGAACCCAAAAAGCCTGACATCACTTCCGTACAAG ccAAAGGTTTCTATGATCTTGATTCTTTAAATGAGGCTGCCTGGACCAGCGCCCAGAACCAGCTAGTTCCATGTGATATTTGCGGGCGTACTTTCCTTCCAGACAGACTGAGCGTCCACCAGAAGTCATGTAAACTGAAACCTGCAAAGTAG